A section of the Methanocaldococcus sp. FS406-22 genome encodes:
- a CDS encoding 7-cyano-7-deazaguanine synthase, whose protein sequence is MEFEKFIEEKVNQKLKELRIKNSLEILNKLDIDIELKEALKCMLLKRLHGDREFYKISIDKKPSAVVAFSGGVDSSTSTIIAKHIFNVKAVSCYSKYIMTDEMKETAKNVAKKIGVDLEFIDIDLEEVYEGVVNGRFHPCGRCHKVIENAIINYAKSIDAEFVIFGDLLAFGYLALYKEDEIFRFNLPSFFALTKDEEREILKNNGIELRMGYGCPLLKIYHRHNKGYKFTIQRILREVRGRVINEEEGFKNITDILNQQ, encoded by the coding sequence ATGGAGTTTGAAAAATTTATAGAGGAAAAAGTAAATCAAAAACTTAAAGAATTGAGGATAAAAAACTCCTTAGAAATTTTAAATAAGTTAGATATTGATATAGAGCTTAAAGAGGCCTTAAAATGCATGCTTTTAAAAAGATTACATGGAGATAGAGAGTTTTATAAAATCTCCATTGATAAAAAACCTTCTGCAGTTGTTGCATTCAGTGGAGGAGTTGATAGCTCAACCTCTACAATAATAGCAAAGCATATTTTTAATGTGAAGGCAGTTTCTTGCTATTCAAAGTATATTATGACAGATGAAATGAAAGAAACTGCCAAAAATGTAGCTAAGAAGATTGGAGTAGATTTAGAATTTATTGATATTGATTTAGAAGAGGTCTATGAAGGAGTTGTTAATGGTAGATTTCATCCTTGTGGTAGATGTCATAAAGTTATTGAAAATGCAATTATAAATTATGCTAAAAGCATCGATGCTGAATTTGTTATATTTGGTGATTTGCTGGCTTTTGGATATTTGGCTTTATATAAGGAGGATGAGATTTTTAGATTTAATTTGCCGTCTTTTTTTGCATTAACAAAGGATGAAGAGAGGGAAATATTAAAAAACAATGGTATTGAGTTGAGAATGGGCTATGGTTGCCCTTTATTAAAAATTTATCATCGACACAATAAGGGATACAAATTTACAATTCAAAGGATTTTGAGAGAGGTTAGAGGAAGAGTTATTAATGAAGAAGAGGGCTTTAAAAATATAACCGACATTTTAAATCAACAATAA
- the trmY gene encoding tRNA (pseudouridine(54)-N(1))-methyltransferase TrmY: protein MREFIFKANKTITSSDINLKDLPGSCGRLDLLCRCVSDAFFLSHDIRRDVIFYAVLYGQPNPPVCIKFVGSELKKVSPDERNIAIFIKKALKKFEELDEEQRKSWNQSTPGIYVRRLGFRDLILERLEEGKNIYYLHKNGEDVENVEIENPVFILGDHIGIGEEDERFLEEIKAKKISLSPLELHANHCITIIHNVLDKRNI from the coding sequence ATGAGAGAGTTTATATTCAAAGCTAATAAAACAATAACTTCTTCAGATATAAATTTAAAAGATTTGCCCGGAAGTTGTGGAAGGTTGGATTTGCTCTGCAGATGTGTAAGTGATGCCTTCTTTTTATCTCATGATATAAGAAGAGATGTCATCTTCTACGCAGTTCTCTATGGACAGCCGAATCCGCCAGTTTGCATAAAATTTGTTGGTAGTGAATTGAAGAAGGTCTCTCCAGATGAAAGAAATATAGCCATATTTATAAAAAAAGCCCTCAAAAAATTTGAAGAACTTGATGAAGAGCAAAGAAAGAGCTGGAATCAATCAACCCCTGGAATTTATGTTAGGAGATTAGGATTTAGAGATTTAATTTTAGAGAGATTAGAGGAAGGGAAGAATATTTATTATTTACACAAAAATGGGGAGGATGTTGAAAACGTTGAGATAGAAAATCCTGTTTTTATACTTGGAGACCATATTGGCATTGGAGAGGAGGATGAGAGATTTTTAGAAGAGATTAAAGCTAAAAAAATCTCTTTATCACCATTGGAGTTGCATGCAAATCACTGTATAACTATAATCCATAATGTGTTGGATAAACGAAATATTTGA